Proteins from a single region of Hypomesus transpacificus isolate Combined female chromosome 9, fHypTra1, whole genome shotgun sequence:
- the lrrn1 gene encoding leucine-rich repeat neuronal protein 1: MAGESFKYCLLGQLFAFLILATVGPSSVQSNECPQLCVCEIRPWFTPQSTYREATTVDCNDLRLTRIPDNLSSDTQVLLLQSNYIARTSEELEQLFNLTELDLSQNNFSSIRDVGLSNMSQLTTLHLEENQITEMPDYCLQDLSNLQELYINHNQINIIFPNAFSGLHNLLRLHLNSNKLKAIDSRWFESTPNLEILMIGENPVIGVLDFNFKPLVNLRSLVLAGMDLTDVPGNAFVGLDNLESLSFYDNKLVRIPQKALQKLPNLKFLDLNKNPVIKIQEGDFKNMLRLKELGINNMVELVSIDRYALDNLPELTKLEATNNPKFSYVHHYAFRDVPALESLMLNNNALNSLYQATVDSLPNLREVSIHSNPLRCDCVIKWMSSNKTSIRFMEPLSMFCAMPAEIRGRHVKEVLQQDSSDQCLPMISHDTFPNHLNLDIGMTVDLDCRAMSQPEPEIYWVTPMGNKVMMDTLSDKYSLSREGTLRISHIQVEDSGTYTCVAQNKEGADTRVIAIRVNGTLLDSTQLMKIYVKQTESHSILVSWKVNSNVMTSNIKWSSATMIIDNPHITYTARVPVDVHEYNVTYLQPSTEYEVCLTVSNIHQQTQKSCVNVTTKHATFAVEISDQGTNTALAAVMGTMFAIISLASMTIYLAKRWKRKNYHHSLKKYMQKTSSIPLNELYPPLINLWEADSEKDKDGSSETKPSQVDTTRSYYMW; this comes from the coding sequence ATGGCTGGAGAGAGCTTCAAATACTGTCTTCTAGGCCAGTTGTTTGCTTTCCTGATCCTGGCAACCGTTGGACCGTCCTCTGTCCAGAGTAATGAGTGTccccagctctgtgtgtgtgagatccgACCCTGGTTCACCCCTCAGTCCACCTACAGAGAGGCCACGACCGTGGACTGCAACGACCTTCGTCTCACACGCATCCCTGACAACCTCTCCAGTGACACACAGGTCCTCCTGCTGCAGAGTAACTACATTGCAAGGACCAGCGAGGAGTTGGAGCAGCTCTTCAACCTGACTGAGCTGGATCTCTCCCAGAACAACTTCAGCAGCATCCGTGACGTGGGCCTGAGCAACATGTCCCAGCTCACCACCTTGCACCTGGAGGAGAACCAGATCACTGAGATGCCTGACTACTGCTTGCAGGACCTCAGCAACCTGCAGGAGCTCTACATTAACCATAATCAGATCAACATAATTTTCCCCAATGCTTTTTCCGGGCTACACAACCTGCTTAGGCTCCACCTTAACTCCAACAAGCTGAAGGCCATTGACAGCCGTTGGTTTGAGTCCACACCCAACCTAGAGATTCTCATGATTGGGGAAAACCCTGTGATTGGTGTCCTGGACTTTAACTTCAAGCCTTTAGTCAACTTGAGGAGCTTAGTATTAGCTGGAATGGATTTAACAGATGTACCTGGGAATGCCTTTGTGGGACTTGATAATCTTGAAAGTCTATCTTTCTATGACAATAAGCTGGTCAGAATTCCTCAGAAAGCCCTTCAAAAACTGCCAAACCTGAAGTTCTTGGACTTGAACAAAAATCCTGTCATCAAAATCCAAGAGGGAGACTTCAAAAACATGTTGAGACTGAAAGAATTGGGTATTAATAACATGGTGGAGCTAGTGTCTATTGACCGTTATGCCCTTGACAATCTGCCTGAGCTCACCAAGCTGGAGGCTACCAACAACCCCAAGTTCTCCTATGTCCACCACTATGCCTTCCGTGATGTCCCAGCCTTGGAGAGCCTCATGCTGAACAACAATGCCCTAAATTCCCTATACCAGGCTACAGTGGACTCTCTGCCCAACTTGCGGGAGGTCAGTATCCACAGCAATCCCCTGCGCTGTGACTGTGTCATCAAATGGATGAGCTCCAACAAGACCAGCATCCGCTTCATGGAGCCCCTGAGCATGTTCTGTGCTATGCCAGCTGAGATCAGAGGTCGACATGTGAAGGAGGTTCTACAGCAGGACTCCTCTGACCAGTGTCTACCCATGATCTCCCATGACACCTTCCCCAACCACCTCAACCTGGACATCGGCATGACGGTGGACCTGGACTGCAGAGCCATGTCCCAACCAGAGCCTGAAATCTACTGGGTAACTCCAATGGGAAACAAAGTGATGATGGATACCCTGTCTGATAAGTACAGCCTCAGTAGGGAGGGGACGCTACGGATCTCTCACATCCAAGTAGAGGACTCTGGTACGTACACATGTGTGGCACAGAACAAAGAGGGCGCAGATACCAGGGTCATTGCCATTAGAGTGAATGGGACTCTCTTGGATAGTACCCAGCTTATGAAGATATATGTTAAACAAACAGAGTCCCACTCCATCCTGGTCTCCTGGAAGGTCAATTCCAATGTCATGACCTCTAATATCAAGTGGTCATCTGCCACAATGATTATAGACAATCCCCACATCACATACACAGCCAGGGTGCCAGTAGATGTTCATGAGTATAATGTCACATATTTACAACCTTCAACTGAGTATGAGGTCTGTCTCACAGTCTCTAACATTCACCAGCAAACTCAGAAGTCATGTGTTAATGTCACAACAAAGCATGCTACCTTTGCTGTGGAGATATCTGATCAAGGGACCAATACTGCTCTAGCAGCTGTAATGGGAACAATGTTTGCAATCATCAGCCTGGCCTCTATGACCATATACCTTGCCAAGAGGTGGAAAAGGAAAAACTACCATCACTCTCTGAAAAAGTACATGCAGAAAACCTCCTCCATCCCATTAAATGAGCTGTATCCTCCCCTCATCAACCTGTGGGAGGCGGACAGTGAGAAGGACAAAGATGGCTCCTCAGAGACCAAACCCAGCCAGGTTGACACCACACGGAGCTACTACATGTGGTGA
- the setmar gene encoding histone-lysine N-methyltransferase SETMAR: MSLQGLNYWDICQGLENIPVITEENVTKGEYPTFQYSPENIKGPGCIIEPSECLLPGCSCQSHSCLIDSCSCLQRYGPTYDSHGRLSHHESPDTGYCTPVFECNALCGCGEACHNRVVQRGLGIRLGVFLTEDRGWGLKALETIPCGTFVCEYAGEVIDYVEARHRQLAQSPGDNNYIITVREYAGQGTVSETFVDPAMVGNVGRFLNHSCQPNLVMVPVRVHSPVPSLALFAGRDITIHEELTFDYSGCFGNKTAVEKMLVQTAPGTEASCTTTLQRKPCRCGAFHCARFLPLDISVFNNQEA, from the exons ATGAGTTTACAGGGACTCAATTATTGGGATATCTGCCAAGGTCTTGAAAATATTCCAGTTATCACAGAAGAAAACGTTACCAAAGGGGAATATCCGACATTTCAG TATTCTCCAGAGAATATTAAAGGGCCAGGATGTATCATAGAGCCGAGTGAGTGTCTTCTTCCTGGATGCTCCTGCCAATCTCACTCCTGCCTGATAGACAGCTGCTCTTGCCTTCAGAGATATGGGCCAACATATGACAGCCATGGTCGACTGTCCCACCATGAGAGCCCAGACACTGGTTACTGCACACCTGTGTTTGAATGCAATGCTCTGTGTGGCTGTGGTGAGGCCTGCCATAATCGGGTGGTTCAAAGAGGCCTGGGGATTAGACTGGGGGTCTTCCTCACAGAGGACAGGGGCTGGGGGTTGAAAGCCCTGGAAACGATTCCATGTGGGACCTTTGTATGTGAATACGCAGGAGAGGTGATAGACTATGTTGAGGCCAGACACAGACAGCTAGCTCAAAGCCCTGGGGACAACAATTACATTATTACTGTGAGGGAGTATGCAGGACAAGGAACTGTCAGTGAGACGTTTGTGGACCCAGCCATGGTGGGAAATGTAGGCCGTTTTCTAAACCACTCCTGCCAGCCTAACCTGGTCATGGTGCCTGTCCGAGTGCACTCCCCGGTGCCCAGTCTAGCCCTATTTGCTGGAAGGGACATTACCATTCATGAGGAACTGACATTTGACTACTCAGGATGCTTTGGCAACAAGACAGCTGTGGAGAAAATGCTGGTGCAGACTGCCCCTGGCACAGAGGCCAGCTGCACAACCACGCTCCAGAGGAAACCATGCCGCTGTGGTGCTTTTCACTGTGCCAGATTCCTGCCGTTGGACATTTCTGTATTCAACAATCAGGAGGCTTAA